A genome region from Vulpes lagopus strain Blue_001 chromosome 7, ASM1834538v1, whole genome shotgun sequence includes the following:
- the LOC121495341 gene encoding olfactory receptor-like protein OLF4 → MELENDTRIPEFLLLGFSEEPKLQPFLFGLFLSMYLVTILGNLLLILAVSSDSHLHTPMYFFLANLSFVDICFTCTTIPKMLVNIQTQRKVITYESCIIQMYFFILFAGIDNFLLTVMAYDRYMAICYPLHYMIIMNPQLCSLLLLVSWIMSALHSLLQTLMVLRLSFCTHFQIPHFFCELNQMIQLACSDTFLNNMVLYFAAILLGVAPLVGVLYSYFKIVSSIRGISSAHSKYKAFSTCASHLSVVSLFYCTSLGVYLSSAAPQSTHTSSVASVMYTVVTPMLNPFIYSLRNKDIKGALNVFFRGKP, encoded by the coding sequence ATGGAACTAGAGAATGATACACGAATTCCAGaatttctccttctgggattttCAGAGGAACCAAAATTGCAGCCCTTCCTCTTTGGGCTGTTCCTGTCCATGTACCTGGTCACCATACTTGGGAACCTGCTCCTCATCCTGGCTGTCAGCTCTGACTctcacctccacacccccatgtacttcttccttgccaatctgTCCTTTGTAGACATCTGTTTCACCTGTACCACCATCCCAAAGATGCTGGTAAatatacaaacacaaagaaaagtcATAACTTATGAAAGCTGCATCATACAGATGTACTTTTTCATACTTTTTGCAGGTATAGACAATTTTCTCCTGACTGTGATGGCCTATGATCGCTACATGGCCATCTGCTACCCCCTGCACTACATGATCATCATGAACCCTCAGCTCTGTTCACTACTACTACTGGTGTCCTGGATCATGAGTGCCTTGCATTCTTTGTTACAAACCTTAATGGTGTTGCGGCTGTCCTTCTGTACACACTTCCAAATCCCCCACTTTTTCTGTGAACTCAATCAGATGATCCAACTTGCCTGTTCTGACACCTTTCTTAATAATATGGTGTTGTATTTTGCAGCTATATTGCTGGGGGTTGCTCCCCTGGTTGGAGTCCTTTACTCTTATTTCAAGATAGTTTCTTCTATACGTGGGATCTCATCAGCTCACAGCAAGTATAAAGCATTTTCCACCTGTGCTTCTCACCTCTCGGTTGTCTCCTTATTTTATTGTACAAGCCTAGGAGTGTACCTTagctctgctgctccccagagCACCCACACAAGTTCAGTGGCCTCAGTGATGTACACAGTGGTCACCCCCATGCTGAACCCCTTCATCTACAGCCTCAGGAACAAAGACATAAAAGGAgctctaaatgtatttttcagagGGAAGCCATAA